In one Mycobacterium heckeshornense genomic region, the following are encoded:
- a CDS encoding MFS transporter, translating into MPSQDVVEPTVRTRDRIALQAVNFFMADMEAGMGPFLGVLLAGRGWTTGTIGTVITLGAIVGMLTVAPAGALVDATTRKRACVIVVGLAAVAASAVILTTRHFWVVAAAQSVMCISGATIAPAVIGITLGVVGQAGFTSQNGRNQAYNHAGNMAGAAISGLLGWIFGYAGVFWLAAGFAVVTIAATLAIPAGRIDHHIARGEALSGDQAPVKKLRVLLECRPLLALAAAVTLFHLGNAAMLPLYGLAVVATHANPFTTVASTVVVAQAVMIPASLLAMRIAQTRGYWLAILIAFSALPIRGLIAANVITTWGVIPVQVLDGMGAGMLSVAVPGLVARLLDGTGHINIGQGAIMAAQGLGGALSPVLGGYVAQILGFPTAFALLGALSVGSLIIWLTFGPMLRRAGNHLPAVSAPAEVT; encoded by the coding sequence GTGCCAAGCCAAGACGTCGTCGAGCCGACGGTGCGGACGCGTGACCGCATCGCGCTGCAGGCAGTGAATTTCTTCATGGCTGACATGGAGGCCGGCATGGGCCCTTTCCTGGGGGTGCTGTTGGCCGGCCGGGGCTGGACCACCGGCACCATCGGCACGGTCATCACCCTGGGCGCCATCGTCGGCATGCTCACGGTCGCACCCGCCGGAGCGTTGGTGGATGCCACCACCCGCAAGCGAGCCTGTGTCATCGTGGTCGGCCTGGCCGCTGTCGCGGCCTCGGCGGTGATCTTGACCACCCGGCACTTCTGGGTCGTCGCCGCCGCGCAGTCGGTCATGTGCATCTCGGGAGCGACGATCGCACCGGCGGTGATCGGCATCACCCTCGGCGTCGTCGGCCAGGCCGGATTCACCAGCCAGAACGGTCGCAACCAGGCTTACAACCATGCCGGCAACATGGCCGGTGCCGCGATCTCCGGACTGCTCGGCTGGATATTCGGCTACGCCGGGGTGTTCTGGCTGGCCGCCGGCTTCGCGGTGGTCACGATCGCGGCAACCCTGGCGATTCCGGCTGGTCGCATCGACCATCACATCGCCCGCGGCGAAGCGCTGAGCGGCGATCAGGCCCCGGTCAAGAAGCTGCGGGTGCTCCTCGAATGCCGGCCGCTGCTGGCGCTGGCCGCCGCGGTGACGCTGTTCCATTTGGGAAATGCGGCGATGCTGCCGCTCTACGGGCTGGCCGTGGTCGCCACCCACGCCAACCCGTTTACCACGGTCGCCAGCACCGTCGTCGTCGCCCAGGCGGTCATGATCCCCGCCTCGCTGCTGGCGATGCGGATCGCGCAAACCCGCGGCTACTGGCTGGCGATCCTTATCGCGTTCAGTGCCCTGCCCATCCGCGGGCTGATCGCGGCGAATGTCATCACCACCTGGGGTGTCATTCCCGTCCAGGTGCTCGACGGCATGGGCGCCGGCATGCTCTCGGTGGCGGTGCCCGGGCTGGTGGCCCGCCTGCTCGACGGCACCGGGCACATCAACATCGGTCAGGGTGCGATCATGGCCGCCCAGGGGCTCGGGGGCGCACTCAGCCCGGTGCTCGGCGGCTACGTCGCCCAAATACTTGGATTTCCAACAGCTTTCGCTCTGCTCGGCGCACTATCGGTGGGCTCGCTGATCATCTGGCTCACGTTCGGTCCGATGCTGCGCCGCGCGGGCAACCACCTGCCCGCGGTATCGGCACCCGCCGAGGTGACCTGA
- a CDS encoding enoyl-CoA hydratase, with product MIGVTRVEAVTTIELQRAERRNALNSELVEELREAVEKATAENVRAIVLTGQGSVFCAGADLSGDAFAADYPDRLIALHKAMDAAPMPVIGAINGPAIGAGLQLAMQCDLRVVAPDAFFQFPTSKYGLALDNWSIRRLCSLVGHGRARAMLLAAEKLGAEEALATGMANRIGTVVDAQAWAAEIAGLAPLALQHAKRVLNDDGAIEDPAPIHKELFDKAWASQDAIEAQVARMQKRPPKFRGA from the coding sequence TTGATCGGTGTCACTCGCGTCGAAGCCGTCACCACCATCGAGCTGCAGCGGGCCGAGCGCCGAAACGCGCTGAACTCCGAGCTCGTCGAGGAGTTGCGCGAAGCCGTCGAGAAGGCCACGGCTGAGAACGTGCGCGCCATCGTGCTGACCGGTCAGGGCAGTGTGTTCTGCGCGGGCGCCGACCTGAGCGGGGACGCGTTCGCCGCGGATTATCCGGACCGGCTTATCGCTTTGCACAAAGCAATGGATGCTGCGCCGATGCCGGTGATCGGCGCGATCAACGGACCCGCCATCGGCGCGGGCCTGCAACTGGCGATGCAATGCGATCTGCGGGTAGTGGCCCCGGACGCGTTCTTCCAATTTCCTACATCGAAATATGGCTTGGCACTTGACAACTGGAGCATTCGGCGGTTGTGTTCGCTGGTCGGGCATGGCCGTGCGCGGGCGATGCTGCTCGCGGCAGAAAAGCTGGGGGCCGAAGAGGCGCTGGCCACCGGCATGGCCAATCGGATCGGCACGGTGGTCGACGCGCAGGCCTGGGCGGCGGAGATCGCCGGCCTGGCGCCGTTGGCCCTGCAGCACGCCAAGCGAGTGCTGAACGACGACGGCGCCATCGAAGACCCGGCGCCGATCCATAAGGAGCTGTTCGACAAGGCGTGGGCCAGCCAGGACGCGATCGAGGCCCAGGTTGCTCGCATGCAGAAGCGACCACCGAAGTTCCGGGGAGCCTGA
- a CDS encoding MBL fold metallo-hydrolase: protein MLRGPLRLVVGTATLAAGGWVLRALHGAPAALGADPSAIRKVAERSPNFRDGAFVNIDPASLFSPDREQQQLILREIIGGLAATRPPVPIPLARPGVIDCGPDRLAVSWFGHATTLLEVDGYRVLTDPVWSHRCSPSDVIGPERMHPPPIQVDALPAVDAIVISHDHYDHLDIDTVIALAHSQWAPFVVPLGVGAHLRAWGIPDQRVIELDWFERTQVGELTLICAPARHFSGRFFSRNNTLWASWVVIGPNRRAYFAGDTGYTKTFAQVGADYGPFDVTLMPVGAYHKAWPDIHMNPEEAVRAHLDVTGSGSGLLVPIHWCTFRLAPHPWAEPIERLLAAADAAQVRVAAPRPGERVDAEEPGELFPWWRP from the coding sequence ATGCTGCGCGGACCGCTGCGGCTGGTGGTGGGGACGGCCACGCTGGCGGCCGGCGGGTGGGTGCTGCGGGCACTGCACGGCGCCCCGGCCGCGCTCGGCGCAGACCCTTCCGCAATTCGCAAGGTGGCCGAGCGTTCGCCTAACTTTCGCGACGGTGCTTTTGTCAACATTGACCCGGCATCGCTGTTCAGCCCGGACCGCGAGCAGCAGCAGCTCATCCTGCGGGAGATCATTGGCGGTCTGGCCGCCACCCGTCCGCCGGTGCCGATTCCGCTGGCCCGCCCGGGCGTCATCGACTGCGGCCCGGATCGGCTGGCGGTCAGCTGGTTCGGCCACGCCACGACGCTGCTTGAGGTCGACGGTTACCGGGTGCTGACCGACCCCGTGTGGAGTCACCGTTGCTCACCCTCCGATGTGATCGGCCCCGAGCGGATGCATCCGCCGCCGATCCAAGTGGACGCGCTGCCGGCCGTCGACGCCATCGTTATCAGCCATGACCATTACGACCATCTCGACATCGACACCGTCATCGCGTTGGCCCACAGTCAGTGGGCCCCGTTCGTGGTGCCGTTGGGTGTGGGCGCTCATCTGCGCGCGTGGGGCATTCCCGATCAACGAGTCATCGAACTGGACTGGTTCGAACGCACCCAGGTCGGCGAACTCACCCTGATTTGTGCGCCGGCGCGGCATTTTTCGGGTCGTTTCTTCAGCCGCAACAACACCCTGTGGGCGTCATGGGTGGTGATCGGCCCGAACCGGCGCGCATATTTTGCCGGCGACACCGGCTACACCAAAACTTTCGCTCAGGTCGGCGCTGACTATGGGCCGTTCGACGTGACACTGATGCCGGTCGGTGCCTACCACAAAGCGTGGCCGGATATCCACATGAATCCCGAGGAGGCGGTCCGGGCGCACCTCGACGTCACCGGGTCGGGCTCTGGGCTTCTCGTGCCGATCCACTGGTGTACGTTCCGGCTCGCGCCGCATCCGTGGGCCGAGCCAATCGAACGGCTGCTCGCGGCCGCCGACGCCGCGCAGGTGCGGGTTGCGGCGCCCAGGCCGGGTGAGCGCGTGGACGCCGAGGAACCCGGCGAACTCTTTCCGTGGTGGCGCCCCTGA